The Pantoea sp. At-9b genome includes a window with the following:
- the rpoS gene encoding RNA polymerase sigma factor RpoS, producing the protein MSQNTLKVNELHEDAEFEENGAEVFDEKALVENEPGDNDVAEEELLSQGATQRVLDATQLYLGEIGYSPLLTAEEEVFFARRALRGDIPSRRRMIESNLRLVVKIARRYSNRGLALLDLIEEGNLGLIRAVEKFDPERGFRFSTYATWWIRQTIERAIMNQTRTIRLPIHIVKELNVYLRTARELSHKLDHEPSAEEIAEQLDKPVDDVSRMLRLNERITSVDTPLGGDSEKALLDILADEKDNGPEDTTQDDDMKQSIVKWLFELNAKQREVLARRFGLLGYEAATLEDVGREIGLTRERVRQIQVEGLRRLREILQTQGLNIEALFRE; encoded by the coding sequence ATGAGCCAGAATACGCTGAAAGTTAACGAGTTACACGAAGATGCGGAATTCGAGGAGAACGGAGCTGAGGTTTTTGATGAGAAGGCTCTCGTTGAGAACGAACCTGGTGATAACGATGTAGCGGAAGAAGAGTTGTTGTCACAGGGTGCGACGCAACGCGTTTTGGATGCGACGCAGCTCTACCTCGGAGAAATTGGTTATTCTCCATTGTTAACGGCGGAAGAAGAGGTGTTCTTTGCCCGCCGCGCATTACGAGGCGACATTCCTTCTCGTCGCCGCATGATTGAAAGTAACTTACGTCTGGTGGTGAAGATTGCCCGTCGTTACAGCAATCGTGGTCTGGCGCTGCTGGATCTGATTGAAGAGGGTAATCTTGGCCTGATTCGTGCTGTAGAGAAGTTTGACCCGGAACGTGGGTTCCGCTTCTCAACTTACGCCACCTGGTGGATTCGTCAGACCATTGAACGGGCAATCATGAACCAAACCCGTACCATTCGTCTGCCTATCCACATTGTTAAAGAGTTAAATGTCTATCTGCGTACTGCGCGCGAACTCTCGCACAAGCTCGATCATGAGCCGAGTGCCGAAGAGATTGCCGAGCAGTTGGACAAGCCGGTTGATGATGTAAGCCGTATGCTACGTCTCAACGAGCGTATTACCTCGGTTGACACACCGTTAGGTGGTGATTCCGAAAAAGCGCTGCTGGATATCCTGGCTGATGAAAAAGATAACGGCCCGGAAGACACCACGCAGGACGATGATATGAAGCAAAGCATCGTTAAGTGGTTGTTTGAACTGAATGCCAAGCAGCGTGAAGTGCTGGCGCGTCGTTTCGGCCTGTTGGGCTATGAAGCGGCAACGCTTGAAGATGTGGGCCGCGAAATCGGTTTGACCCGTGAGCGTGTTCGTCAGATTCAAGTGGAAGGGCTGCGTCGTCTGCGTGAAATCCTGCAGACACAGGGCCTGAATATTGAAGCGCTGTTTCGTGAATAA
- the nlpD gene encoding murein hydrolase activator NlpD, translated as MSTGSTTFQLRRLAALTLVGFWLAGCSSSDNTQAPISQIGGNGGMSDSSGGGVPTMPHGGMLSGGVPSAPPSGGMISGNNNVTTENGRIVYNRNYGNIPKGSYGGETYTVKRGDTLFYIAWITGNDYRDLAQRNNIPAPYSLNAGQTLQVGNGAGQSITGGNAITVADATQGGVPATPGSSQIKSAPVAQQPVITYSDDSGNSSGSKLLPSKGANNVATTTAPVTVPPTVSSTTDSTTPVGSWRWPTDGKIIDNFSAAEGGNKGIDIAGSRGQPVVATASGRVVYAGNALRGYGNLIIIKHNDDYLSAYAHNDTMLVREQQEVKAGQKIATMGSTGTSSVRLHFEIRYKGKSVNPLRYLPQR; from the coding sequence ATGAGCACGGGAAGCACAACATTTCAATTACGCCGTTTGGCGGCTCTGACACTGGTCGGATTTTGGCTGGCAGGCTGTAGCTCCAGCGATAACACACAAGCACCCATCAGCCAGATTGGTGGCAACGGGGGCATGAGTGATTCCTCTGGTGGTGGCGTACCGACGATGCCGCATGGTGGAATGTTAAGCGGTGGCGTACCTTCGGCACCGCCATCTGGCGGAATGATTAGTGGTAATAATAATGTGACCACGGAAAATGGTCGCATTGTGTACAATCGCAACTATGGGAATATTCCGAAAGGGAGCTATGGCGGTGAGACCTACACCGTTAAACGTGGCGACACCCTGTTCTATATTGCGTGGATTACTGGCAACGACTATCGCGACCTGGCGCAACGCAACAACATCCCCGCTCCGTATAGCCTGAACGCCGGGCAAACACTGCAAGTGGGTAACGGAGCAGGGCAGTCCATAACCGGTGGTAACGCTATCACTGTAGCGGATGCCACTCAGGGTGGCGTACCTGCCACACCGGGTTCTTCGCAAATTAAATCTGCCCCGGTTGCACAGCAACCTGTTATTACGTATTCTGATGATTCGGGTAATTCTTCAGGCAGCAAATTGTTGCCGTCGAAAGGGGCAAATAATGTGGCAACGACCACAGCTCCGGTTACCGTACCGCCCACGGTCAGCAGCACGACCGATAGCACAACACCGGTGGGAAGCTGGCGTTGGCCGACCGATGGGAAAATTATCGATAACTTCTCCGCTGCGGAAGGTGGAAACAAAGGGATCGATATCGCGGGTTCACGTGGACAACCTGTTGTCGCTACTGCTTCCGGTAGGGTGGTTTACGCAGGTAACGCGCTCCGTGGGTACGGTAATTTAATCATCATCAAACACAATGATGACTACCTGAGTGCCTACGCCCATAACGACACAATGCTGGTCCGGGAACAACAGGAAGTTAAAGCTGGGCAAAAAATAGCTACGATGGGTAGCACCGGAACCAGTTCAGTAAGATTGCATTTTGAAATTCGTTACAAGGGGAAATCCGTAAATCCGTTGCGTTACTTACCGCAACGATAA
- a CDS encoding protein-L-isoaspartate(D-aspartate) O-methyltransferase: protein MVNRRVETLLAQLRAQGIHDEHLLKAIADVPRERFIDEAFEHKAWDNVALPIGSGQTISQPYMVARMTALLELNADAQVLEIGTGSGYQTAILAHLVNHVYSVERIKGLQWQAKRRLKQLDLHNVSTRHGDGWQGWAARGPFDAIIVTAAPPEIPTALIAQLRDGGRMVLPVGEDQQVLKRLRRQGDEMIEEIIEPVRFVPLVQGDLA, encoded by the coding sequence ATGGTGAACCGGCGCGTTGAAACCTTGCTGGCGCAACTGCGCGCCCAGGGTATCCATGATGAACATCTGCTGAAAGCTATCGCCGATGTGCCGCGTGAGCGTTTTATCGACGAAGCCTTTGAACACAAAGCCTGGGACAATGTCGCGTTGCCAATTGGCAGCGGGCAGACGATTTCACAGCCCTATATGGTGGCGCGGATGACGGCGCTGCTTGAACTCAACGCCGATGCACAGGTGCTGGAAATTGGCACGGGTTCTGGCTATCAGACCGCTATTCTGGCGCATCTGGTCAATCACGTTTACTCGGTTGAACGTATCAAAGGGCTGCAATGGCAGGCGAAACGCCGCCTGAAGCAGCTTGATCTGCATAATGTTTCCACCCGCCACGGCGATGGCTGGCAGGGATGGGCCGCGCGTGGTCCGTTTGACGCCATTATTGTGACGGCGGCACCGCCTGAAATTCCGACTGCGCTGATAGCACAATTGCGTGACGGCGGCAGAATGGTGCTGCCGGTTGGCGAAGATCAACAAGTGTTAAAACGTCTGCGTCGTCAGGGGGATGAGATGATCGAGGAGATTATCGAACCCGTCCGCTTTGTACCTTTAGTACAGGGTGACCTGGCCTGA
- the surE gene encoding 5'/3'-nucleotidase SurE: protein MRILLSNDDGIHAPGIQTLARALRQFAEVQVVAPDRNRSGASNSLTLETPLRTFTHENGDIAVQQGTPTDCVFLGVNALMQPRPDIVVSGINAGPNLGDDVIYSGTVAAAMEGRHLGLPALAVSLNGHQHYATAAAVTCALLRALTREPLRTGRILNINVPDLPLSEVKGFRVTRCGSRHPADQVICQQDPRGNTLYWIGPPGEKLDAGPDTDFAAVDAGYVSITALHVDLTAPAAQVVLSDWLTQAEVDLAW, encoded by the coding sequence ATGCGGATATTGCTGAGTAATGATGACGGCATTCATGCGCCAGGCATTCAGACCCTGGCGCGCGCGCTGCGCCAGTTTGCTGAGGTGCAGGTGGTCGCACCCGATCGCAATCGCAGTGGTGCCTCAAACTCGCTAACGCTGGAGACGCCGCTTCGTACCTTTACCCATGAAAACGGTGATATCGCCGTGCAGCAGGGTACCCCGACCGATTGCGTGTTTCTCGGGGTTAACGCCCTGATGCAACCGCGTCCGGATATTGTGGTTTCCGGTATCAATGCTGGCCCGAATCTCGGTGATGACGTGATTTATTCCGGCACCGTGGCGGCGGCGATGGAAGGCCGCCATCTCGGGCTACCGGCGCTGGCAGTGTCATTGAATGGCCATCAGCATTACGCCACTGCGGCGGCGGTCACCTGCGCATTGTTGCGCGCGTTGACGCGTGAACCGCTGCGCACCGGGCGTATTCTCAATATCAACGTGCCTGATCTCCCCTTATCAGAAGTGAAAGGTTTCCGTGTGACGCGCTGTGGCAGCCGCCATCCTGCCGATCAGGTGATCTGTCAGCAAGATCCGCGCGGCAATACCCTGTACTGGATTGGTCCGCCGGGTGAGAAACTGGATGCCGGTCCCGATACCGATTTTGCTGCGGTGGATGCGGGGTATGTCTCGATCACCGCGTTGCATGTTGACCTGACCGCCCCGGCGGCGCAGGTGGTGTTAAGCGATTGGCTGACCCAGGCGGAGGTGGATTTGGCATGGTGA